A genome region from Tolypothrix sp. PCC 7712 includes the following:
- a CDS encoding tyrosine-type recombinase/integrase, protein MYSKQRNSKASNQLADVKIGIDKGSLRLQFSSRISQKFYTKRQAYKGLGRSDTPENRQWAEGIARRIQEDIDYQNGTNFDPSLIKYLDIKPMLATVTQLPTAKPLPKLGELWEEFMEWKLSIGKIERTTYEKIYTVGYTNLLKPYLDRPLDNETADEIIKDFLARQKNRDNIKKTLSLLSEICQRAINQKLLTEDYFAEIKQHYKVSKKSKQLVEAKDYKAYTVEERDLIIDYIRNHNRKTINQIADLVEFLFLTGCRQGEAFALKWQHIKFDTGWIIFGTSYDSATKITKGTKTDGVRIFKMKGMNRLISLLKRLYGDGKNPDDLVFKTKNGKRINRGTLQSGWQYQTSTVRGKKHTYPGAVTELANEDKLQYLKPYSTRHTFISIQANNGADLKLLADSCGNSVDVIIEHYLDANRNTTLKDI, encoded by the coding sequence ATGTACTCTAAACAACGTAACAGCAAGGCTTCCAACCAATTAGCTGATGTGAAGATAGGAATTGACAAGGGAAGTCTCAGATTGCAATTCTCAAGCCGTATCAGTCAGAAGTTCTATACAAAGAGACAAGCCTATAAAGGACTAGGTAGAAGTGACACACCAGAAAACAGACAATGGGCTGAGGGAATAGCACGACGGATACAGGAAGATATTGACTACCAAAATGGCACTAACTTTGACCCATCCCTAATTAAGTACCTGGATATCAAGCCGATGTTGGCTACAGTTACTCAGCTACCAACCGCAAAACCATTACCTAAGCTTGGGGAACTATGGGAAGAGTTTATGGAATGGAAGCTAAGTATAGGGAAAATAGAGAGAACTACTTACGAAAAAATTTACACAGTTGGATACACAAACTTACTCAAACCCTATCTAGATAGACCCCTAGACAATGAAACTGCTGATGAAATAATCAAAGATTTTTTAGCTAGACAGAAAAATAGAGACAACATCAAAAAAACGCTCAGTCTATTAAGTGAAATATGTCAACGCGCTATAAATCAGAAACTACTCACTGAAGATTATTTTGCTGAGATAAAACAACATTACAAAGTATCTAAAAAGTCAAAACAGTTAGTTGAGGCTAAAGATTATAAAGCATACACAGTAGAAGAGAGAGATTTAATCATTGATTACATCAGGAATCACAATCGAAAAACAATTAATCAAATAGCTGATTTAGTTGAGTTCCTATTCCTTACAGGTTGTAGACAAGGTGAAGCGTTTGCTTTGAAGTGGCAACATATCAAGTTTGATACTGGTTGGATAATTTTTGGAACATCGTATGATTCTGCAACAAAAATAACTAAAGGTACTAAAACTGACGGCGTTAGAATTTTTAAAATGAAGGGAATGAATAGATTAATTAGTCTACTTAAAAGACTATATGGTGATGGTAAAAATCCTGATGATTTAGTGTTTAAGACTAAAAATGGTAAGCGTATAAATCGAGGGACATTACAAAGTGGCTGGCAATATCAGACAAGTACTGTAAGAGGTAAAAAACATACATATCCCGGTGCTGTCACAGAATTAGCCAATGAAGACAAATTGCAATACCTCAAACCATACTCAACAAGACATACATTTATTAGCATTCAAGCTAATAATGGGGCTGATTTAAAACTCTTAGCTGATAGTTGTGGTAACTCAGTTGATGTCATTATCGAGCATTACTTAGACGCTAATCGTAATACTACGTTGAAAGACATTTAA